The following coding sequences are from one Azospirillum sp. TSH100 window:
- a CDS encoding ABC transporter permease, whose product MSYELRRRLWAAILILGFFAAWEILCLVLQVSDLVLPRPTQVLATLAARFGILWPHVLQTLWTTMIGFILGVTVGVVIGAAIGVSRTAYDTVYPLLIGFSSIPKVAVVPIFVLWFGSGATPAILTALAMCFFPIVVNIATGLATTEPELEDVLKSLGASRLDILWNVGLPRTMPFFFASLKIAVTFAFVGSVLSETVASNKGIGNVMMTASSNFDVPLVFAGLFLLATLGILLYVAFSLVEARVTGWATRRQGFASA is encoded by the coding sequence ATGAGCTACGAGCTGCGCCGCCGTCTGTGGGCGGCGATCCTCATCCTCGGCTTCTTCGCGGCCTGGGAGATCCTCTGCCTCGTCCTCCAGGTCTCCGATCTGGTCCTGCCCCGCCCGACCCAGGTCCTCGCCACGCTGGCCGCGCGCTTCGGCATCCTCTGGCCCCATGTGCTGCAAACCCTGTGGACCACCATGATCGGCTTCATCCTCGGCGTCACCGTCGGGGTGGTCATCGGGGCGGCCATCGGCGTCTCGCGCACCGCCTACGACACGGTCTATCCCCTGCTGATCGGCTTCTCCTCGATCCCCAAGGTCGCCGTGGTGCCGATCTTCGTGCTGTGGTTCGGATCGGGCGCTACGCCGGCCATCCTCACCGCGCTCGCGATGTGCTTCTTCCCCATCGTCGTCAACATCGCGACCGGCCTCGCCACCACCGAGCCGGAGCTGGAGGACGTCCTGAAGTCGCTCGGGGCCAGCAGGCTCGACATCCTGTGGAACGTCGGCCTGCCCCGCACGATGCCCTTCTTCTTCGCCTCGCTGAAGATCGCCGTCACCTTCGCCTTCGTCGGCAGCGTGCTGTCCGAAACCGTCGCCTCCAACAAGGGCATCGGCAACGTGATGATGACGGCCTCCTCGAACTTCGACGTGCCGCTCGTCTTCGCCGGCCTCTTCCTGCTCGCGACCCTCGGCATCCTGCTCTACGTCGCCTTCTCGCTCGTCGAGGCGCGCGTCACCGGCTGGGCGACCCGCCGGCAGGGCTTTGCTTCCGCCTGA
- a CDS encoding ABC transporter substrate-binding protein: MLKKLLATLALGLCLSGPALADTPIKFTLGWKTQGSDAPFLLALQKGYFKAEGLNVTIDQGEGSAATVTRIMSGAYDAGFGDINAIIQNAATRPGDVPVMVYQLWNKPPFAIVSKKATNIATPADLLGKKLGGAQGTPTTRLVTVLGALNKVDMTKVAIENMGPNLQEPMLIKGDIDGALVFNITSWFNLINNRQDPAKDYNWLLFGDFGLDLYSNGMMVSQKLIRDNPAAVAGLVRAVNKAAVEIGGDPAAGLKAVLAYDNLAKEDLERARMIFSYEHLILSPEVDRLGLGDVDDARLARSIGIVVEGYQLTATPTPDQVFTRRFLPPLAERRLAYKTN, from the coding sequence ATGTTGAAAAAGCTTCTCGCGACGCTTGCGCTCGGCCTTTGCCTGAGCGGGCCGGCGTTGGCCGACACCCCCATCAAATTCACGCTCGGCTGGAAGACCCAGGGCTCCGACGCGCCCTTCCTGCTGGCCTTGCAGAAGGGTTACTTCAAGGCCGAAGGGCTGAACGTCACCATCGACCAGGGCGAAGGGTCGGCGGCCACCGTGACCCGCATCATGTCGGGCGCCTATGACGCCGGCTTCGGCGACATCAACGCCATCATCCAGAATGCGGCCACCCGACCCGGCGACGTGCCGGTCATGGTCTATCAGCTGTGGAACAAGCCGCCCTTCGCCATCGTCTCGAAAAAGGCGACCAACATCGCGACACCTGCCGACCTCCTCGGCAAGAAGCTGGGCGGCGCGCAGGGCACGCCGACGACCCGCCTCGTGACCGTGCTCGGCGCACTCAACAAGGTCGACATGACCAAGGTCGCGATCGAGAACATGGGACCGAACCTGCAGGAGCCGATGCTGATCAAGGGCGACATCGACGGCGCCCTGGTCTTCAACATCACCAGCTGGTTCAACCTGATCAACAACCGCCAGGATCCGGCCAAGGACTACAACTGGCTGCTGTTCGGCGACTTCGGCCTCGACCTCTATTCCAACGGGATGATGGTTTCCCAGAAGCTGATCCGGGACAACCCGGCCGCCGTCGCCGGCCTCGTCCGCGCGGTCAACAAGGCGGCGGTCGAGATCGGCGGAGATCCTGCGGCCGGGCTGAAGGCGGTCCTTGCCTACGACAATCTGGCCAAGGAAGACCTCGAACGCGCCCGCATGATCTTCTCCTACGAGCATCTCATCCTTTCGCCCGAGGTCGACAGGCTCGGCCTGGGGGATGTCGACGACGCCCGCCTCGCCCGCTCGATCGGCATCGTGGTCGAAGGCTATCAGCTGACCGCCACGCCCACGCCGGACCAGGTCTTCACCCGCCGGTTCCTGCCGCCACTGGCCGAGCGCAGGCTCGCCTACAAGACCAACTGA
- a CDS encoding gamma-glutamyltransferase family protein: MNVARPGMVTSPHPLASEAGAAVLARGGTAIEAAVAVAACLSVVMPHFCGIGGDAVWLVADRQGRQRCFLGIGQAAETLPVYNAAIPLRGPASTVTSACAVDSWGHALSYSAAHWGGTQPFADLLAPAIALARDGYVPSHSQHFWFDFRRDEIPQWGSFVDHFSAVAGAPFTQPGLARSLSLLAEDGHRSFYDGRLGKLLAEGLAAAGSPLGATDLAATRTREETPASLDYRGLTLLAPPAPTQGLSTLAIMGILAHFDLAALSPTSPLRYHLLVEAVKQAFLDRPLIADPDWSEPAPWNFLDPQRLAAKAAAIEPGRALDWPHPYRHGDTVFFAATDEQGRCASVLQSTYFDWGSGMPVGDTGILWQNRGAAFSTVPGDRNEIAPGKRPFYTLNPGIALKAGNPHLLYGTQGADGQPQTLSVLLTGLIDHGMTPEEALGQPRFLLGKTFSDSRDSLKIEASLGKAAIEVLAALGHEVAPLPALSPIFGQAGAISLADAASPSGAHDPRGEGKAVRPRTNR; the protein is encoded by the coding sequence ATGAACGTCGCCCGGCCCGGAATGGTCACCAGCCCGCATCCCCTGGCCTCCGAGGCCGGAGCCGCCGTTCTGGCGCGGGGCGGCACCGCCATCGAAGCGGCGGTCGCCGTCGCCGCCTGCCTGTCCGTCGTCATGCCGCATTTCTGCGGAATCGGCGGCGATGCGGTCTGGCTGGTGGCGGACCGGCAGGGACGGCAGCGCTGCTTCCTCGGCATCGGTCAGGCGGCGGAAACCCTGCCCGTTTACAACGCCGCCATTCCCCTGCGCGGCCCCGCCTCGACAGTCACCTCGGCCTGTGCGGTCGACAGCTGGGGCCATGCCCTTTCCTACAGCGCCGCTCACTGGGGCGGCACCCAGCCTTTCGCAGACCTCCTCGCCCCCGCCATCGCCCTGGCGCGGGACGGCTATGTCCCCAGCCACTCACAGCATTTCTGGTTCGACTTCCGCCGCGACGAGATCCCGCAATGGGGCAGCTTCGTGGATCATTTCAGCGCTGTCGCCGGCGCTCCGTTCACCCAGCCCGGCCTCGCCCGCAGCCTCTCCCTGCTGGCGGAGGACGGTCACCGGTCCTTCTATGACGGACGGCTCGGCAAGCTGCTGGCCGAGGGATTGGCCGCCGCCGGCTCCCCCCTCGGTGCCACGGATCTGGCGGCGACCCGGACGCGGGAAGAGACACCGGCCAGCCTGGACTATCGCGGGCTGACCCTGCTGGCCCCACCGGCGCCGACGCAAGGCCTGTCCACGCTGGCGATCATGGGCATTCTCGCCCATTTCGATCTGGCGGCCCTGTCCCCCACCAGCCCGCTGCGCTATCATCTGCTGGTCGAAGCGGTGAAGCAGGCCTTCCTCGACCGGCCACTCATCGCCGATCCCGATTGGTCGGAGCCGGCGCCCTGGAACTTTCTCGACCCGCAGCGTCTCGCCGCCAAGGCTGCCGCCATCGAACCGGGGCGCGCGCTGGACTGGCCCCACCCCTACCGCCATGGCGACACGGTCTTCTTCGCCGCCACCGACGAGCAGGGACGCTGCGCCAGCGTTCTCCAAAGCACCTATTTCGACTGGGGCAGCGGGATGCCGGTCGGTGACACCGGCATCCTCTGGCAGAACCGCGGCGCGGCATTCTCGACCGTTCCCGGCGACCGCAACGAGATCGCACCCGGCAAGCGGCCCTTCTACACCCTGAACCCCGGCATCGCCCTCAAGGCTGGAAATCCCCATCTTCTCTATGGGACACAGGGTGCCGACGGTCAGCCACAGACCCTATCCGTGCTGCTCACCGGCCTGATCGACCACGGCATGACGCCGGAAGAGGCGCTCGGCCAGCCCCGCTTCCTTCTGGGAAAGACATTTTCCGACAGCCGGGACAGCCTCAAGATCGAGGCGTCCCTGGGCAAGGCCGCGATCGAGGTGCTGGCCGCCCTGGGGCATGAGGTGGCGCCGCTCCCGGCCCTGTCGCCGATCTTCGGCCAAGCAGGCGCCATCAGCCTCGCCGATGCGGCCAGCCCATCCGGCGCCCATGATCCGCGCGGCGAAGGCAAAGCGGTTCGGCCCCGGACGAACCGCTGA
- a CDS encoding enoyl-CoA hydratase encodes MNSRETATLVDGHAGAVSVTLGETVIGQTASQSCRFTAMEAALCGILADDVIQLDRGTTAGNRSAGVQSVSDPWLHALVCSVLATILPGGGRLCRTLHLDIERTVRLEEVITATVTVVDRTSRGISLACACTDGDGTVVASGSVEVTISVERGGQVPSEASRRRSYQALRAKCAGLPPLRIAVVDPCDADTLTSTVTAAEAGLIEPVLIGPAARICSVAALCHLDIRPFHLIGVDHEAAAEVASALAHTGKVEAIMVGGVDDGDAANALMKTQPRSPDSLRVLGLEATILQGAEVPILLTGNADDMDARLACCAIVSQLAASRCGRLLGAE; translated from the coding sequence ATGAACTCAAGAGAAACCGCAACCCTCGTTGACGGCCATGCCGGGGCCGTCAGCGTCACCCTTGGCGAGACGGTCATCGGGCAGACAGCCAGCCAGTCGTGCCGGTTCACCGCGATGGAGGCCGCGCTGTGCGGTATCCTGGCTGACGACGTCATCCAGCTCGATCGTGGCACCACGGCCGGCAACCGCTCCGCCGGGGTGCAGTCCGTCTCCGATCCATGGCTCCATGCCCTGGTTTGCAGCGTGCTCGCAACCATCCTGCCTGGTGGCGGCCGACTGTGCCGGACCCTGCATCTCGACATTGAACGGACTGTCCGGCTGGAGGAGGTCATCACGGCAACCGTCACCGTTGTCGATAGAACCTCTCGGGGCATCTCCTTGGCCTGCGCTTGCACCGACGGTGATGGCACCGTCGTTGCCAGCGGCAGCGTGGAGGTCACGATCTCCGTCGAGAGAGGAGGACAGGTGCCAAGCGAAGCGAGCCGTCGCCGCAGCTACCAGGCCCTTCGTGCCAAATGCGCGGGCCTGCCGCCGTTGCGGATCGCGGTTGTCGATCCGTGCGACGCGGACACACTGACATCCACGGTGACCGCAGCCGAAGCCGGCTTGATCGAACCGGTTCTGATCGGCCCCGCAGCGCGAATCTGTTCGGTGGCAGCCCTCTGCCACCTCGACATCAGGCCGTTTCACCTGATCGGCGTCGACCATGAAGCCGCGGCGGAGGTGGCCTCCGCCCTGGCCCACACCGGCAAGGTCGAAGCGATCATGGTGGGAGGCGTGGATGACGGGGACGCGGCGAATGCGCTCATGAAGACTCAGCCCCGCTCTCCCGACAGTCTGCGCGTTCTCGGTCTTGAGGCGACCATCCTGCAGGGCGCCGAGGTCCCGATCCTCCTCACCGGAAATGCGGATGATATGGACGCCCGCCTCGCCTGCTGCGCGATCGTCTCCCAGCTCGCCGCTTCGCGCTGTGGCCGGCTCTTGGGCGCGGAATGA
- a CDS encoding L-serine ammonia-lyase, translated as MISMFDLYKVGIGPSSSHTVGPMRAARQFVDDLRSLGGIDATTRVAVDIYGSLALTGKGHHTDVALMLGLAGNLPDSVAIDTIPAFLQQVRNSHRLPLGQEGRPVDFPPTAITFHRSNLPRHENGMTIQAFDGDRLLLCKTYYSIGGGFVVDEENFGKQSEAEVELPYPYASAADLLAHCRKAGLSFSGLILQNELSLHSHQEIRDYFSTIWQTMRACMDRGMTTEGVLPGPMRVPRRAALLRRQLASSEALSRDPMNVVDWVNMFAFAVNEENAAGGRVVTAPTNGACGIVPAVLAYYHNFIKPLDDDACVRFFLASAAIGALYKRNASISGAEVGCQGEVGVACSMAAGGLADLMGGSPEQVCVAAEIAMEHNLGLTCDPVGGQVQIPCIERNAMGAMKAINATRMALHRTSEPLVSLDKVIETMFETGKDMDPKYRETSCGGLAVKVVALPSRRAQDSDSTNWAA; from the coding sequence ATGATCAGCATGTTCGACCTCTACAAGGTCGGTATCGGCCCCTCAAGCTCGCACACCGTCGGACCGATGAGGGCAGCCAGGCAGTTCGTGGACGATCTGCGTTCCCTGGGCGGCATCGACGCCACCACCCGCGTCGCTGTCGACATCTACGGCTCGCTGGCGTTGACTGGCAAAGGCCATCACACCGACGTCGCCCTCATGCTGGGCCTTGCCGGGAACCTGCCGGACAGCGTTGCCATCGACACCATCCCCGCCTTTCTCCAGCAGGTGCGCAATTCGCATCGCCTGCCGCTGGGCCAGGAGGGCAGGCCGGTCGATTTTCCGCCGACCGCCATCACCTTTCACCGGTCCAACCTGCCCCGGCACGAGAACGGCATGACGATCCAGGCCTTCGACGGCGACCGGCTCCTGCTTTGCAAGACCTATTATTCCATCGGCGGCGGCTTCGTCGTCGACGAGGAGAATTTCGGCAAGCAGAGCGAAGCGGAGGTGGAGCTTCCCTATCCCTACGCCTCGGCCGCCGATCTGCTGGCCCACTGCCGCAAGGCCGGCCTGTCCTTCTCCGGCCTGATCCTGCAGAACGAACTCAGCCTGCACAGCCACCAGGAAATCCGCGATTACTTCTCCACCATCTGGCAGACGATGCGGGCCTGCATGGACCGTGGAATGACGACCGAGGGCGTGCTGCCGGGGCCGATGCGGGTTCCCCGCCGGGCCGCCCTGCTGCGCCGCCAGCTGGCGTCGTCAGAGGCGCTGTCGCGCGATCCGATGAATGTGGTCGACTGGGTGAACATGTTCGCCTTCGCGGTGAACGAGGAGAATGCCGCGGGCGGCCGTGTCGTCACCGCGCCGACCAATGGCGCCTGCGGGATCGTCCCGGCGGTGCTCGCCTACTATCACAATTTCATCAAGCCGTTGGACGACGATGCCTGTGTCCGCTTCTTCCTGGCGTCCGCCGCCATCGGCGCGCTGTACAAGCGGAACGCCTCGATCTCCGGCGCCGAGGTCGGCTGCCAGGGCGAGGTCGGCGTCGCCTGCTCGATGGCGGCCGGCGGCTTGGCCGACCTGATGGGCGGCAGTCCGGAACAGGTGTGCGTGGCTGCCGAGATCGCCATGGAGCACAATCTCGGCCTGACCTGCGACCCGGTCGGCGGGCAGGTGCAGATTCCCTGCATCGAACGCAACGCCATGGGCGCCATGAAGGCGATCAATGCGACGCGCATGGCCCTGCACCGGACAAGCGAACCGCTCGTTTCGCTCGACAAGGTCATCGAGACGATGTTCGAGACCGGCAAGGACATGGATCCGAAATACCGCGAGACCTCCTGCGGCGGCCTTGCGGTCAAGGTGGTCGCGTTGCCCTCGCGCCGGGCGCAGGACAGCGACAGCACCAACTGGGCGGCCTGA
- a CDS encoding serine/threonine transporter → MVSISTESTRLGNPPLPWTKHDTMWMLGLFGTAIGAGTLFLPINAGLGGFWPLAVMAVIAFPMTYLAHRGLCRFILSSSKPGSDITEVVTEHFGSTAGKLITLLYFFTILPILLIYGVGLTNTVQSFMVHQLGMVPPPRILLSLGLILGLMAVIKLGEQMVVRVMSWLVYPFVVVLMGIGLYLAPDWNGAILDQVPTAGQFSLTLWLSIPALVFSFNHSPAISRFVVAQQNHYGEEAESQTTRIEKYAVVMMVLVVLFFVFSCVFSLSPQELADAKAQNISILSYLGNKFDNPLMALLTPAVAFVAITKSFFGHYLGAREGLNGLISQHLRGQGKPVDDKAINRFSALFMVAAVWIAATLNPSILGMIESLCGPIIAALLFIMPMYAIRKVPAMRKYAGQPGNVVVMFIGSVAISAILYSLLSL, encoded by the coding sequence ATGGTCAGCATCTCAACGGAATCCACAAGACTCGGCAATCCTCCACTGCCGTGGACCAAGCATGATACCATGTGGATGCTTGGGCTGTTCGGAACCGCCATTGGTGCGGGAACGCTTTTCCTTCCCATCAACGCAGGCCTTGGTGGCTTTTGGCCTCTGGCGGTCATGGCGGTCATCGCCTTCCCCATGACCTATCTGGCCCATCGGGGGCTGTGCCGCTTCATCCTGTCCTCGTCGAAGCCGGGCAGTGACATCACCGAGGTGGTGACCGAGCATTTCGGCAGCACCGCGGGCAAGCTCATCACCCTGCTGTACTTCTTCACGATCCTGCCGATCCTGCTGATCTACGGCGTCGGCCTGACCAACACGGTCCAGAGCTTCATGGTGCATCAGCTGGGCATGGTTCCGCCGCCGCGCATCCTGCTGTCGCTCGGCCTGATCCTCGGGCTGATGGCCGTCATCAAGCTGGGTGAACAGATGGTCGTCCGGGTCATGAGCTGGCTCGTCTATCCCTTCGTCGTGGTGCTGATGGGCATCGGCCTGTATCTGGCCCCCGACTGGAACGGCGCGATCCTCGATCAGGTCCCGACCGCCGGACAGTTCAGCCTGACGCTGTGGCTCAGCATCCCGGCCCTGGTCTTCTCCTTCAACCACTCCCCGGCGATCTCGCGGTTCGTCGTCGCTCAGCAGAACCACTATGGCGAAGAGGCTGAATCCCAGACCACCCGCATCGAGAAATACGCGGTCGTCATGATGGTGCTGGTCGTCCTGTTCTTCGTCTTCAGCTGCGTCTTCAGCCTGAGCCCGCAGGAACTGGCCGACGCGAAGGCCCAGAACATCTCCATCCTGTCCTATCTTGGCAACAAGTTCGACAACCCGCTGATGGCGCTGCTGACCCCGGCCGTGGCCTTCGTGGCGATCACCAAATCCTTCTTCGGCCATTATCTCGGCGCCCGTGAAGGTCTGAACGGGCTGATCTCCCAGCATCTGCGCGGCCAGGGCAAACCGGTCGACGACAAGGCGATCAACCGCTTCAGCGCCCTGTTCATGGTCGCTGCCGTCTGGATCGCCGCCACCCTGAACCCCAGCATCCTCGGCATGATCGAATCCCTCTGCGGTCCCATCATTGCCGCCCTGCTCTTCATCATGCCGATGTACGCGATCCGCAAGGTGCCGGCGATGCGCAAATATGCCGGCCAGCCGGGCAACGTGGTGGTGATGTTCATCGGCAGCGTCGCGATCTCCGCCATCCTCTACTCCCTGCTCAGCCTCTGA
- a CDS encoding sensor histidine kinase gives MQIDPVGLSLVLLQQMCVYLVVAYLLSRTKIFIPLTHATIRPPHKLACYVIFSLFCIMGTILGMPVIQAIANTPAIGAVLGGLLGGPLVGLAVGITGGLHRYSLGGAFALAAGIDIVVQGMLGGLMHRHLIRKGKARTLFDPVKAGTLTFVGVLLELLIDLAVAKPFDQTLEIVKLIAIPELIANSLGAALFMGILIDRRALIERQSSLFSAKALAIAARADGVLRRGFNQENSMTVARIIYEETGVGAVAITDREKILAFIGIGDDHHLPGTPISSLNTLEAIAHNEVTYADGNEVAYQCSISPTCPLGASLVIPLVGEDSHVIGTIKLYEPKTKLFSTINRTLGEGIAKLLSSQILAGRYEQQKALLAQAEIKLLHAQVNPHFLFNALNTIAAVTCDEPEKARDLIGDLSTFFRMNLKRPNEIASLAEEVEHVNAYLQIERARFSDSLTVDIDIPDSLGRVRLPAFSLQPVVENAIKHGTSQQLRPGHVTISAREDGDALVIDVQDNAGLYEPKPAGQGLGMSLVDRRIRNCFGPSYGVTVASDRDVFTRITIRVPLEAASK, from the coding sequence ATGCAGATTGATCCCGTGGGCCTCTCGCTGGTCCTTCTCCAGCAGATGTGCGTCTATCTGGTGGTGGCCTATCTCCTCAGCCGGACGAAGATCTTCATTCCGCTGACGCACGCCACGATCCGGCCGCCGCACAAGCTGGCCTGCTACGTCATTTTCTCCCTGTTCTGCATCATGGGGACCATCCTGGGCATGCCGGTGATCCAAGCCATCGCCAACACGCCGGCGATCGGTGCGGTGCTCGGCGGTCTTCTCGGCGGTCCGCTGGTCGGGCTGGCGGTCGGCATCACCGGTGGACTGCACCGCTATTCGCTGGGCGGGGCTTTCGCGCTCGCCGCCGGCATCGACATCGTCGTACAGGGGATGCTGGGCGGTCTGATGCACCGCCATCTCATCCGCAAGGGCAAGGCCCGCACCCTGTTCGATCCGGTCAAGGCCGGCACCCTGACCTTCGTCGGGGTGCTGCTGGAGTTGCTGATCGACCTTGCGGTGGCCAAACCCTTCGACCAGACACTGGAAATCGTGAAGCTGATCGCGATACCGGAACTGATCGCCAATTCACTGGGGGCCGCGCTGTTCATGGGCATCCTGATCGACCGCCGGGCCCTTATCGAACGGCAGTCCAGCCTGTTCTCGGCCAAGGCGCTGGCCATCGCGGCACGCGCCGACGGCGTGCTGCGCCGCGGCTTCAACCAGGAAAACAGCATGACCGTCGCGCGGATCATCTATGAGGAGACCGGGGTGGGAGCGGTGGCGATAACGGATCGCGAGAAGATCCTGGCCTTCATCGGCATCGGCGACGACCACCATCTTCCCGGCACGCCGATCTCGTCGCTGAACACGCTGGAAGCCATCGCGCACAACGAGGTCACCTATGCCGACGGCAACGAGGTGGCCTATCAATGCTCGATCAGCCCGACCTGCCCGCTGGGGGCGTCGCTGGTCATCCCGCTGGTCGGCGAGGACAGCCACGTCATCGGCACGATCAAGCTGTACGAGCCCAAGACCAAGCTGTTCTCCACCATCAACCGGACGCTGGGCGAGGGAATCGCGAAGCTGCTGTCGAGCCAGATCCTGGCCGGCCGCTACGAACAGCAGAAGGCGCTGCTGGCCCAGGCGGAAATCAAGCTTCTGCACGCCCAGGTCAATCCGCATTTCTTGTTCAACGCGCTGAACACCATCGCCGCCGTCACCTGCGACGAGCCGGAGAAGGCCCGTGACCTGATCGGCGACCTGTCCACCTTCTTCCGCATGAACCTCAAGCGCCCCAATGAGATCGCATCGCTCGCCGAGGAGGTCGAGCATGTGAACGCCTATCTCCAGATCGAACGGGCGCGCTTTTCCGACAGCCTGACGGTCGACATCGACATCCCCGACAGCCTCGGCCGCGTCCGGCTGCCGGCCTTCTCGCTTCAGCCCGTCGTCGAGAACGCGATCAAGCATGGCACGTCGCAACAGCTCCGTCCGGGCCATGTCACGATCAGCGCCCGTGAGGACGGCGATGCGCTCGTCATCGATGTGCAGGACAATGCCGGTCTTTACGAGCCGAAGCCGGCCGGACAAGGGCTCGGCATGAGTTTGGTGGACCGCCGCATCAGGAACTGTTTCGGTCCGTCCTATGGTGTTACCGTCGCGTCAGACCGGGATGTCTTCACCCGCATCACGATCCGGGTTCCGCTGGAGGCAGCGTCCAAATGA
- the btsR gene encoding two-component system response regulator BtsR — translation MITVLIVDDEPLARKELRRVLSKADDIVIVAECSNAIDAVGVINREKPEVVFLDIQMPRVSGIEMLSMLDHEKMPHVVFLTAYDEYAVQAFEQHAFDYLLKPVNQARLDKTLERLRRDRGPQNIAQLPGARQLRQLPCFGQHHVQLVRMEEVEYVASGVSGVCVFTIDGSELPTELPLHILQERTSLLRCHRQYLVNTDFIEKINFLENGLAEIKTRRGQNIPVSRRFFPQIKERLGIL, via the coding sequence ATGATCACCGTCCTCATCGTCGATGACGAGCCGTTGGCCCGCAAGGAGCTTCGCCGCGTCCTCTCGAAGGCTGACGACATCGTCATCGTTGCGGAATGCAGCAATGCCATCGACGCCGTTGGTGTGATCAACCGGGAAAAGCCCGAGGTCGTGTTCCTCGACATCCAGATGCCGCGGGTGAGCGGCATCGAGATGTTGAGCATGCTCGATCATGAAAAGATGCCGCACGTCGTCTTCCTGACGGCTTACGACGAATATGCCGTGCAGGCGTTCGAGCAGCATGCCTTCGATTACCTGTTGAAACCTGTCAACCAGGCACGCCTCGACAAGACGCTGGAGCGGCTCCGCCGCGACCGGGGACCGCAGAACATCGCCCAGCTTCCGGGGGCCCGCCAGCTCCGCCAGCTCCCCTGTTTCGGACAGCACCATGTCCAGCTGGTGAGGATGGAGGAGGTCGAGTATGTGGCTTCCGGCGTCAGCGGCGTCTGTGTGTTCACCATCGACGGCAGCGAGCTGCCGACCGAGTTGCCCCTGCACATCCTGCAGGAGCGAACCTCTCTCCTGCGCTGCCACAGGCAATATCTTGTGAATACTGATTTCATCGAGAAGATCAATTTTCTTGAGAATGGCTTGGCCGAGATCAAAACGAGACGCGGGCAGAACATTCCCGTCAGCCGGCGCTTCTTCCCGCAAATCAAGGAACGGCTCGGTATCCTTTGA
- a CDS encoding LysR family transcriptional regulator yields MQEKLEFLIALATEKHFGRAAQVCGVSQPNLSAAIKQLESTLGVPLVDRGARFIGFTAEGERVLDWARRIVGDYKAMRAEVETMKQGLTGTLRLVVVPTALPMVQRLTATVWSMHPGIKITIASHSSTEILSRLENLEAEAGITYLDNEPLGNVDEVPLYHERYHLITAADGPLGTRDSVTWEEAATLPLCLLNTTMQNRRIIDRAFAEAGVHAEPMLESNSIVVLTNHLCTGMWSTIMPRIMAESLLLPPTIRAIPIVAPELSTLIGLVVARRDPQPPLTAALIADARRLAPELATVA; encoded by the coding sequence ATGCAGGAGAAGCTTGAGTTTCTGATCGCTCTGGCGACCGAGAAGCATTTCGGCCGTGCGGCGCAGGTCTGCGGCGTGTCGCAGCCGAATCTGTCCGCGGCGATCAAGCAGCTGGAATCGACCCTCGGAGTGCCGTTGGTCGACCGTGGTGCCCGTTTCATCGGATTCACCGCCGAAGGGGAGCGGGTACTGGATTGGGCGCGGCGCATCGTCGGCGACTACAAGGCGATGCGCGCCGAGGTCGAGACGATGAAGCAGGGGCTGACCGGCACGCTGCGGCTGGTCGTGGTGCCGACGGCGCTGCCGATGGTCCAGCGGCTGACCGCCACCGTCTGGTCGATGCATCCTGGCATCAAGATCACCATCGCCTCCCACAGTTCCACCGAGATCCTGTCCAGGCTGGAGAATCTGGAGGCCGAAGCCGGCATCACCTATCTCGACAACGAACCGCTGGGCAATGTGGACGAGGTGCCGCTCTATCATGAGCGCTACCATCTGATCACGGCGGCCGACGGTCCGCTCGGCACGCGCGACAGCGTCACCTGGGAGGAGGCGGCCACCCTGCCGCTCTGTCTGCTCAACACCACCATGCAGAACCGGCGGATCATCGACCGCGCCTTTGCCGAAGCCGGAGTGCATGCTGAGCCGATGCTTGAATCCAACTCCATCGTGGTGCTGACCAATCATCTCTGCACCGGCATGTGGTCGACGATCATGCCGCGGATCATGGCGGAGTCGCTGCTGCTTCCCCCCACGATCCGGGCCATTCCCATCGTGGCGCCGGAGCTGTCGACCCTGATCGGCCTGGTGGTCGCCCGGCGCGATCCACAGCCGCCGCTGACCGCGGCCTTGATCGCCGACGCCCGCCGTCTGGCGCCCGAACTGGCGACGGTCGCCTGA
- a CDS encoding hydrogenase maturation nickel metallochaperone HypA codes for MHEIALCQSLLEQAMKARETSPFARVVRVSLSVGQQSRVQPDALRHAFDLLSRDTFLEGADLRIDQPPGEAFRLVEMEVS; via the coding sequence ATGCATGAGATCGCTCTCTGCCAATCCCTGCTGGAACAGGCGATGAAGGCGCGGGAGACCAGCCCTTTCGCCAGGGTGGTCCGGGTCAGCCTGTCGGTCGGGCAGCAGAGCCGGGTACAGCCGGATGCCCTGCGTCACGCCTTCGACTTGCTCAGCCGCGATACCTTCCTGGAGGGGGCCGATCTGCGGATCGACCAGCCGCCGGGCGAGGCGTTCCGGCTCGTGGAGATGGAGGTGTCCTGA